Proteins encoded by one window of Methanobacterium sp. Maddingley MBC34:
- a CDS encoding putative transcriptional regulator (PFAM: Bacterial regulatory protein, arsR family), producing MRKLLWWLIAGSTGGPNRAKIIMTLHQRPYNANQLSEALNLNYKTVRHHIKVLEENNVITSAGKKKYGEMYFLSDEMERNYNTFQDIWKELGQNSVEN from the coding sequence ATGAGAAAACTGCTCTGGTGGCTGATAGCTGGCTCAACAGGAGGGCCAAATCGGGCTAAGATCATCATGACATTACACCAACGGCCATATAATGCTAATCAGCTTTCAGAAGCTCTAAATTTAAATTATAAGACTGTAAGGCATCATATTAAAGTTCTGGAAGAGAATAACGTCATCACATCCGCGGGTAAGAAGAAGTACGGTGAAATGTATTTCCTTTCTGATGAGATGGAAAGAAATTATAACACATTCCAGGATATCTGGAAGGAACTGGGACAAAACTCAGTTGAAAATTAA